The proteins below are encoded in one region of Silene latifolia isolate original U9 population chromosome 2, ASM4854445v1, whole genome shotgun sequence:
- the LOC141640811 gene encoding uncharacterized protein LOC141640811, giving the protein MQNIIGIPAFTLDESEPTGELDESTKGDATSGTEEQGEWVHVSKNKNPKAAEEPEPLLQLSEEDVHDELEYWKFHTKDIQDQENVALDKEHVKNVPTWLRLHHLPLKFWGQSLPKMVRLVGKFVQKDNATELKTRLAYARVLVEVQINQKFPETLRFSDEKKQLVEVKLEYEWKPVLCTNFLHKSTNRRFYATMVYAFNGSTERKSLWANLSRLANSIQGSWAIGGDFNCVLTEDERVGGSFSRQDAESFRQCLHQCEVIDSPAMGAIYTWNNKQCHADRSNLHDDKRTRPFKYFNMWSLAPNFKETVQERWQCMQTGTKMYELARKLKNLKQGLKLLNKTRFADIEINAEVALTKLTKIQQALRVNPQDLSLVQQECEARESYQQLAKAQTQFLQQKAKMKWNADGDANTSFFHGLLKTRRRQNQTVQITDHHGKQHILLSPFTDEEIKKTIFSIPNEKAPGPNGYSSQFFKTSWDIVGGDVCAAVHEFFRNGKLLKQLNATNVTLIPKVPNPTTVMQFRPIACCNVVYKCISKLLCARLVLVLPHLISVTQGGFIQGRSIMENILICQDLVKLYGRKSASPRCLFKIDLQKAYDSVEWSFLFQMLQELNFPNDFINLIKECVTTATYTLNLNGDSFGWFKG; this is encoded by the exons ATGCAAAACATCATAGGTATCCCTGCTTTTACTCTTGATGAATCAGAACCTACGGGGGAACTTGATGAATCAACAAAGGGTGATGCAACATCAGGCACTGAGGAGCAGGGAGAATGGGTGCACGTTTCAAAAAATAAGAATCCAAAGGCGGCAGAAGAACCAGAGCCACTGCTTCAGTTATCAGAAGAGGACGTTCATGATGAACTAGAGTATTGGAA ATTTCACACGAAAGACATACAGGATCAG GAGAATGTGGCATTGGATAAAGAACATGTTAAGAACGTGCCAACATGGCTAAGGCTGCATCACTTGCCCTTGAAATTTTGGGGACAAAGCTTGCCAAAAATGGTAAGACTGGTAGGCAAGTTTGTTCAAAAGGATAATGCAACTGAGCTTAAGACTAGACTAGCATATGCTAGAGTCCTGGTGGAGGTGCAAATTAATCAAAAATTTCCTGAAACCCTTAGATTTAGTGATGAAAAGAAGCAGTTGGTGGAGGTCAAActtgaatatgaatggaaaccagTGCTTTGCACTAATT TCCTTCATAAGAGCACCAACAGAAGATTTTATGCCACTATGGTCTATGCTTTTAATGGCAGCACTGAGAGGAAGTCTCTCTGGGCTAATTTAAGCAGACTGGCAAATAGTATTCAAGGGTCGTGGGCCATTGGAGGAGACTTCAATTGTGTCCTGACTGAGGATGAGAGAGTGGGAGGCTCATTCTCCAGGCAGGATGCAGAATCTTTCAGGCAATGCTTACATCAATGTGAAGTGATAGATAGCCCAGCCATGGGTGCTATCTACACATGGAATAACAAACAATGCCATGCTGATAGG TCTAATCTCCATGATGATAAGAGAACCAGaccgtttaaatattttaatatgtggagtcTGGCCCCTAACTTTAAAGAGACTGTTCAGGAACGCTGGCAATGTATGCAGACTGGAACTAAGATGTATGAACTGGCTAGAAAATTGAAGAATCTAAAACAAGGACTCAAGCTGCTGAACAAAACCAGGTTTGCTGATATTGAGATCAATGCTGAGGTAGCCCTCACCAAACTTACCAAGATACAGCAGGCTCTGAGAGTGAATCCTCAGGACTTAAGCCTAGTTCAACAGGAATGCGAGGCTAGAGAGAGCTATCAGCAACTGGCTAAAGCTCAGACCCAATTCCTGCAGCAAAAAGCAAAGATGAAATGGAATGCAGATGGGGATGCAAACACATCATTCTTTCATGGCCTTTTGAAAACTAGGAGGAGGCAGAATCAGACTGTCCAGATCACTGATCACCATGGGAAGCAGCAT ATACTGCTATCACCATTTACTGATGAGGAAATCAAAAAAACCATTTTCAGTATACCAAATGAAAAAGCCCCGGGTCCAAATGGCTATTCCAGTCAATTTTTTAAAACTAGCTGGGACATTGTTGGAGGTGATGTATGTGCTGCTGTCCATGAATTCTTTAGGAATGGTAAGCTCCTGAAACAGTTGAATGCTACTAATGTTACCCTAATTCCTAAAGTGCCAAATCCAACTACTGTTATGCAATTCAGACCCATAGCTTGCTGTAATGTGGTTTACAAATGCATTTCAAAGTTACTTTGTGCAAGACTGGTTTTGGTCCTCCCTCACTTAATTTCTGTCACACAAGGTGGATTTATTCAAGGTCGAAGCATAATGGAGAACATACTAATTTGCCAAGATCTAGTTAAGCTCTATGGAAGGAAGAGTGCCTCACCTAGATGTTTGTTCAAAATAGACTTGCAGAAGGCCTATGATTCAGTGGAGTGGAGCTTTCTATTCCAGATGCTGCAGGAATTGAACTTCCCAAATGATTTTATCAATCTCATTAAGGAGTGTGTTACAACTGCAACTTACACTTTGAATCTTAATGGGGATAGCTTTGGCTGGTTTAAGGGATAA
- the LOC141640813 gene encoding uncharacterized protein LOC141640813, with translation MVQKPSPIPGRVYVMSSQEVEPSDNIVTGNIFLNSTPVNVLFDTGASHSFISLSLSKRLKLVPSIQNIEHTIGLPNGNTVICSVVYKDSILIIEGNPFLANLVQLDLHDFDIILGMYWLIENHVIVDCQERVVTITSPNGDKVIFHGTKTNKTKRIISLMKILKLLRQGCEGFLCEIHYIQGHEPCMANIPIVREFKDVFPDEIPGMPPHREVDFTIELVPSVSPISKALYRMAPAELKELKSQLDELLEKGYIKPKDVSKTAFRTRYGHYEFLVMPFGPTNAPAVFMDLMNRVFRPYLDKFVVVFIDDILVYSKNQEEHREHLRIVLETLRGNKIYAKLKKCDFWLDKVVFLGHVISKEGVQVDPQKVEAITNWPRPKNVTEIRSFLGLAGYYRRFVADFSKIAQPLTNLIKKNTKFEWSDKCEKSFSELKGRLTSAPMLNLPNGTDGFELFSDASKQGLGCVLMQNGKVIAYASRQLRPHEQNYLTHDLELAAVVFALKIWRHYLYGVSCLMYTDLFFQGSHNHKSLKYIFTQKEINMRQRRWLEFLKDYDLDIQYHPALGSQLKYSTAFHPQTDGQTERTIQTLEDLLRACILDFHGSWEQHLPLIEFSYNNSHHASIGMARYEALYGRKCRTPLCWSNIDESRVIGPDLI, from the exons atggttcaaaaGCCAAGTCCCATACCAGGGCGAGTGTATGTAATGAGCTCTCAGGAGGTGGAACCTTCAGACAACATAGTTACGGGTAACATTTTTCTCAACTCTACTCCTGTTAATGTGTTATTTGATACTGGAGCATCCCACTCATTTATATCTCTTTCCTTGAGTAAAAGACTTAAACTTGTCCCTAGCATTCAAAATATAGAACACACGATAGGGTTACCCAATGGAAACACCGTTATTTGCTCAGTTGTATATAAGGATAGTATCCTGATCATAGAAGGAAATCCTTTCTTGGCTAACCTCGTTCAACTTGACCTACATGATTTTGATATTATCTTAGGGATGTATTGGCTTATAGAAAACCATGTTATAGTAGACTGCCAAGAACGAGTGGTAACTATTACAAGTCCAAATGGGGACAAAGTAATTTTCCATGGtaccaaaacaaacaaaaccaagaGGATCATTTCCCTAATGAAGATCTTAAAGTTATTACGTCAAGGGTGCGAAGGATTTCTTTGTGAGATTCATTATATTCAAGGGCATGAACCCTGCATGGCAAACATACCCATAGTTAGAGAATTTaaagatgtctttccagatgaaaTACCAGGGATGCCCCCACATAGAGAAGTCGATTTTACCATTGAACTAGTTCCGAGTGTTAGTCCTATCTCTAAGGCACTTTATAGGATGGCTCCTGCAGAGTTAAAGGAACTTAAAAGCCAACTCGATGAATTATTAGAGAAAGGATACATAAAACCTA AAGATGTTTCAAAAACAGCTTTTAGAACCCGATATGGACATTACGAATTTCTTGTTATGCCTTTTGGTCCTACCAATGCTCCAGCAGTTTTCATGGATTTAATGAATAGAGTGTTTAGACCATACTTGGATaaatttgtggttgttttcatagatgacatatTGGTTTATTCTAAAAACCAAGAGGAGCATagagagcacttgaggatagtcttaGAAACACTGAGAGGAAATAAAATTTATGCTAAGTTGAAGAAATGCGATTTTTGGTTGGATAAGGTAGTTTTCTTAGGACATGTTATATCAAAAGAGGGAGTACAAGTGGATCCACAAAAGGTAGAAGCAATTACAAATTGGCCCAGACCCAAAAATGTGACGGAAATCCGCAGTTTCTTAGGATTAGCTGGTTATTACCGTCGATTTGTGgcagatttttcaaagattgctcaGCCCCTCACCAACCTTATAAAGAAGAATACCAAATTTGAATGGAGTGATAAGTGTGAGAAATCATTTTCTGAACTTAAGGGTCGACTTACCTCTGCACCTATGCTTAACCTTCCCAATGGCACCGACGGGTTTGAATTATTTAGTGATGCCTCAAAACAAGGATTAGGATGTGTATTAATGCAAAATGGGAAAGTAATTGCATATGCTTCCAGACAATTAAGACCACATGAGCAAAATTACCTTACACATGATTTGGAACTTgcagctgtagtttttgccttgaaaatttggaggcattacctttatggagtcTCATGTCTCATGTATACTgatct attttttcagggatcccACAATCATAAGAGTTTGAAATACATTTTTACCCAAAAAGAGATTAATATGAGGCAACGAAGATGGCTCGAATTTCTCAAAGACTATGACTTAGATATCCAGTATCACCCTG CCCTAGGATCTCAACTTAAATATAGTACTGCTTTTCACCCGCAGACAgatggtcaaaccgagagaacTATTCAAACATTAGAGGATCTATTAAGGGCATGTATTCTGGATTTCCATGGATCATGGGAGCAACACTTACCTTTAATAGAATTCTCTTATAACAATAGTCATCATGCGAGTATTGGTATGGCTCGGTATGAGGCTCTGTATGGACGAAAGTGTAGAACACCTTTGTGTTGGAGTAATATTGATGAATCCAGAGTCATTGGACCTGATCTAATTTAA
- the LOC141640812 gene encoding uncharacterized protein LOC141640812 has translation MSKGKSNVYFNGVSSEIRKEIVQVSGCIESQLPFKYLGVPIKPSKLSIKDCQPLIDKVLERIRQLGTKKLSYAGDWIFLWHGGTEYARTPTVAWSKICTNQKEGGLGLRDEYTWNKAALGKLVWWVQAHPSKLWVQWVHNVYLKGQLWEDYNPPQEASWTWKKVCKLKREFQPAYNQNEWINVPGKEYTIKKGYLWLRQGFNAKDKLLRLGISLDSSCCICAQEEESPQHLFIKCQYSRRVLQRIQEWMGVKMSVDNTQNWWQHRRFTRLKNGVLNSILNATMYYIWKQRNESRHESTIISPGRCVVMIQGDIRSRIQQQSQGIMARKDMQWIEKLM, from the exons ATGAGTAAGGGAAAATCAAATGTGTACTTTAATGGGGTGAGCAGTGAAATCAGAAAAGAAATAGTTCAGGTCTCTGGATGTATTGAGAGTCAGTTGCCATTCAAATACCTTGGTGTACCCATCAAACCATCTAAATTATCAATCAAAGATTGCCAGCCACTGATTGATAAAGTTTTGGAAAGAATAAGACAGTTAGGGACCAAGAAACTATCTTATGCTGGAGATTG GATTTTTTTGTGGCATGGAGGGACTGAATACGCAAGAACCCCCACTGTAGCTTGGTCTAAAATTTGCACTAATCAGAAGGAGGGGGGACTTGGATTAAGAGATGAGTACACATGGAACAAGGCAGCATTAGGGAAACTGGTTTGGTGGGTACAGGCTCACCCGTCCAAACTTTGGGTGCAATGGGTGCATAATGTATATCTGAAAGGACAGTTGTGGGAGGACTATAACCCTCCACAGGAGGCCAGCTGGACTTGGAAGAAGGTGTGCAAACTGAAGAGGGAATTTCAACCAGCATATAACCAGAATGAATGGATCAATGTACCAGGCAAGGAATATACTATTAAAAAGGGCTACCTCTGGTTAAGGCAAG GTTTTAATGCCAAGGACAAATTACTTAGACTTGGTATCAGCCTGGACAGCAGCTGCTGTATCTGTGCTCAAGAGGAAGAGTCACCCCAACACCTTTTCATTAAGTGCCAGTACAGCAGGAGAGTTCTTCAGAGGATACAGGAATGGATGGGAGTGAAAATGTCTGTTGACAATACTCAAAACTGGTGGCAACATAGGAGATTCACTAGACTGAAGAATGGGGTACTGAACAGTATTCTAAATGCTACCATGTATTACATCTGGAAACAAAGAAATGAGAGCAGGCATGAAAGTACTATAATCAGTCCTGGCAGATGTGTAGTCATGATACAAGGGGATATCAGAAGCAGGATTCAGCAGCAATCGCAGGGCATTATGGCTAGGAAGGATATGCAATGGATTGAGAAACTAATGTAA